Part of the Nicotiana sylvestris chromosome 5, ASM39365v2, whole genome shotgun sequence genome is shown below.
CGTTCAAAGTTAATTATTTGTAAATCACAAAATCGTCCTTCTCTTTGGGACAAAGAAAATATGTATCACATAAAAACTTAATTATATGAAATTGGCATTTCCACTGGTGCAGGCAAAGGATGTGAGTAGAGGAAAGCTTCCAATCAGTGAATTTGAAGATCCATGGCTAAAAGGGAAACTAATAAATGACGAGGCATTGAAATCCATATTGCAAATTGCACTACTTTGTGTGGCTGAAACAAGCAAAGAACGCCCAACAATAGAACAAGTTTCTGAGGAGCTGAACAAGGCTTGGAGCCTCACCAATAATGTTGGTCACCCTATTAATATTAATCCTCCTCTATAGAAGTTAATTTTCGATATACATATCAAAGGGTTATTAAACTTATGCGTTTAATTAGATTCTAAAGTATCAAAATGGGTTGCATACTAGAAAAAAGGGGTGGGGTGAATAAGGCGGCATAAGTTTTATTTTGACCATCTCTTAGGTTTATATATAAACCCATTGTAACCCCTAAAAAGACGTGTTTATTGCTGCTTAATGATCCTTGTGAATAAAGAAAAGGGGATAAAGGAACATGCTTTATATATGTGATAGTGTTTAGTTTGATGAGATGCATTTCTATTTCATTTATGAGAACAATTTATGAAATGAAAATATCATCCTACATCTCAATAGGGAATTGTTTTCGCCCTTTactagttttttttctttttctttaaagaAATTGCTTGGCTTTTCAACGTTATATATAGGACAGAGGCACGAGGCAATGACATATATAGATTAGCCTCTAACAATCCTCAAAAGTCAAAACGATATCAAAACTCTGTTAATTAGTGAAATAGGAGTTAAATTAGCAAAACATGATGAATAATTAAGTGATCTCGTAAATGTACATCCAATTCAATTGAACCACAATCAAATTACGCAATCAAGAAATAAGATTCGTTTAACACACaataaattaaatgataaaaagacAATACATTCGGCCCTAATCTCTATATTAATACCGGTTCGATCCAAGCTCTTAGAATTAGAATAAATATGACAGCAAGTCGCTAAATTTCCTTATTGAATGGTTTAAAGGAAGGGTATGCTTTTTTGCTGAAACAAttaatattgcaaaaaaaaatataataatagtaATACTTTTCCAATGATATGGTGATGTCGGGTGTCTTGTTTGGAACAAATAGAACTTGTTGTCTCCAAGACTTTGGTAAACTGCAATTATACCTTCAAAGAGAAAACTACAAAAAAGTACGTACATAGTTGCAACATGCAGTAATACCTGCTAGCTTTTGGTGTCTTAATATATTTATGTAAAGCAAAGCTTTTATGTCTGATTATCTATAGTGCATTCTACAATTATAACATAGGAAGAGAACCATAATTAGAGAATTCAAAGGCGAGACAAGTTGAACATTTAAACAATTGGATAAAAtggtgaaatatatatatatatatatatatatatatatatcatgaaaCAAGTAGATATTAACAAGAAAGAATACAAGTATCTGTTGTCCACTTGAACCTTTTTGTCTTTGCTGTTTGGATATACTCCTTTGTAGAATTTAATTGATAATATCGAGTATTATTCATCTTATCAAAGTAAAGTACAATAATTTCAAGCATATTATACAACACCGATGATGCACAATACATTCTTTCTTGCGTTTTCAATGACATCCGATCCACACTTGATATCCAGCAAATtttaattaccaaaataacaaGATTGGTCTTCCCACTTTGAAAATGTCATTTTGTAAATGCAATATACTATTGAAATATGCCTTATAAGCAGAAGCAGCCACTTCAAACTTGTGATGCGCTGAGAATAACTAGGCAAGATAAATAATATGATATTTTCAACAATTCTTGGATTTTAATTAGGAAGATATGCCTATATATGATCCCCACAGTTTCTAGTCTCAGAAAAAAAAATGGTTTGGTAATTTCTACTAAGAAATATATATTATTAGCTATTTTCTTGATTATGTTAATGGAAAGTAGTCTTCATCATCAAAGCAGATGGTTGTAGTTAAGACACTGTTGTTTTTCCAACTATGTGTTATTTTTCCTCTCACCTTTTTTGTTGATGTTTCACTGGCTTCCCCAGAAGACCCAGGTATCTGCTTTCACTTCTACCTTTGTGTTGGGGAGCAAATCAATTTTCACGTTTggtttaaataaatatttttcttaAGAACTCATTTTACTACCCCAACATCCCCACTGATGTCCCTCCCCCCCACGCCACTACCACCCTTCGCCCCTGCCACCCACCTCCTAGCCAAACCCACCCCATCACCTCTTACCCGCCACCTCACCACCCCGGCCACCACCTTACCCCTGGGGCTCGGGTACAATTCCCCCTACCCCCAATCCCCTATCACGGCCCAACCACACTCGACCCCTACGTCGAACACCACCCCCACCCTCACCACCCCATCACCTCTTACCCGCCACCTCACCTCACTACCCCCACCACCCCGGTCACCACCTTACCCTTGGGCTAGGGTACCCTTCCCCCATCCCCCCATCCCCCCGCCCCGATCCCCTACCACCGCCCAACCATCCTGACCCTCGACCCCCACTCCGATCACCAACCCCACCTCCAATCCTCTACCACCGTCAACCACCCCGACCCTTGACCACCACCTCACCTCCGAACCGCTACCACCATCCAACCACCCCTACCCTGGGGCCACCTCGAACTCCTCCCCCCCTCCACTACACACACACACCCATCACCCCCATCCTACCCCATCACCAACCACCTGCCCGACCAGACCCCTTGATCCCACCCCTCCTCCCCAACCTCCCACCAATACATTCCGCCCTCGTAGTGTTTGCTAGATTATATATAAATGTTTTTAGGATTATATATATTTTCTATTTACTTATCAAACACTAAAAAGTAAGTGacaaaaaataagtaaaaaaaaccACTTAACTTtcggaaaaacattttccttcgtATCAAAAACActcttatttcctttttttttttacttgtaATAACAACTAAGCAAATTTTCTTGCAATAAAAAATGGCTATGTTAGTGCCCTTGTATTATAGGATTAATTAGTGTCTTACAGGCTTACAGCTAAAGCATCATGCTTATAGTGAAACACAAATAAAAgaggaaagaaacaaaataagATAAACTACAAAAGTCATTAGGAAGCTTTATTAGTACCATGTAATAGAGTTCATATATATAGTTTCAATCTCTCCAGGTTGTGATGTAGGATGTTGGATAAGAGTTACTTTTTACTTTCTATATATATGATCTATTGATCTATAATTATTTGTCTTGAACAAAATCAAGTTAAGATTTTGGGTCAGTATAGAAAACACAAGACGATTTCCTAATTCTGTAGCATATATTAAGGTAAAAGTACAATATGTTGGGGTTAATTGCACTTGTGGTCATCCAACTAAGGAGTCGTTTGGtacgaggtataagaaggtataagggtggtataaaaatttaataccaccttaatactccGTTTGattagcaaaccaggtataagttatcccggtgttaattttaacaatgggataacttataccttatagaaggtgcggtaattagcaccggtataacttatatcttctttttagaaattatgcaattgtcattcttaatacaacataccaaacaataaataaacaacaatcccagcataactaatctcatcataacttatcccaatataacttataccagtataaatcgtattccaaccaaacgaccccgtgtTTATTTAACAAAAGTCACTATTCTATTTTTTATCACTTAAAAGTCACTCAATTTCTTCCTCACTTAAAAGTCATTCTAACTCAAATCCTATAAAATATTCTACAAAAATTCTTAGTTGGCATTAAATTTATTACAAAAATCTAATAATAATGCCACATCAGCTTAAATGACCATATCCAGTTTGGCTATTTTCCTTCAACCCAATTTGACCTATATCCAAATAAGTTATTAATATTAGACCATCAAAAGAAGAAGACAAGAACCATCATTTTATGCTAAAAATATTCTGGCTTTGTTTGTTACAAATAACTTTAATGCCACCAATCCCCCTAAATTCCATAAAATACGAATAGAACTAGCTTTTGCATCCTTCGCATCATTGTCAAAATGTTGCTTattaaacaacattaataaaCAAAAATACTGCTAACACCCACAATTAAAGTGCATAATGGAAGTTGTCAATATATACTTCAATCGCAGGCAACCTATAGCATTAATAATTTGGACAAAAGAAAGACACAACATAATATTTCATTGATTGTATCTGTACGACTAAGACCCAAAAAGGAAATTAAAAACCCTAATTATTAGATTAAAAAACCTATTTAACGAGTGGCCACAAAGTATATTTTATTAGGTGGAGAAACATGATTTTTTATCTCAACCTATTTGGGTTA
Proteins encoded:
- the LOC104239483 gene encoding probable receptor-like protein kinase At4g10390; translated protein: MLGMHESQVFEEFVENGVYTDPEYKNSGLLTCSTDVYGFGIIMLQVLSGPRIAHFGEDDKNILLTKAKDVSRGKLPISEFEDPWLKGKLINDEALKSILQIALLCVAETSKERPTIEQVSEELNKAWSLTNNVGHPININPPL